The genomic region TATAATAAACCTGCTGCTACAAGTCCTGACATAGTAGCTGCAATACCCCAAGTTTTTACACCATGTGCAATTGGAGCAATAAATGCAAAAGATGATGCTAAGAAAATTGGAGGAATAGCACCTCTATTTACAAATTGAAAAACTAGTGTACCAATACCTGCTGTAAATAGTGCAACATTTGGGTCAAGTCCAGTTAGAATAGGAACTAAAACTAAAGCACCAAAAGCAACAAACAGAAACTGAATACCTAAAACTGAGTCTTTTACTCGAAAGTTATAATCCGTGGGTTTCATAAGTCCTCTTTAGTAGAAAATTAAGTTAATTATAATATCTAAGAATAGGTTAATTTTTAGTAAACTTATGTGCAACTTATAA from Arcobacter sp. CECT 8986 harbors:
- a CDS encoding solute carrier family 23 protein; the protein is MKPTDYNFRVKDSVLGIQFLFVAFGALVLVPILTGLDPNVALFTAGIGTLVFQFVNRGAIPPIFLASSFAFIAPIAHGVKTWGIAATMSGLVAAGLLYIFLSFLIRLKGDGFLHKLLPPVVVGPVIMSIGLILSPVAVNMA